One Chryseobacterium indoltheticum DNA segment encodes these proteins:
- a CDS encoding GntR family transcriptional regulator: protein MAETFEININENSRVPKYKQIVDSILNGIDGGEIKIGEKIPSINELSESCFLSRDTVEKAYKELRKRQIIESVKGKGYYISRINKNDIINIFFLINKPSTYKMMIYNYFVNAIGTKGNVEMYIYHCDETLFINALKKNLGGFDYYVIMPHFRDEQSKHTSSTKEVIEMIEKIPKNKLLLLDNTKPNISGEYGTIFQDFEHDIYNALKEGLEKIKKYEKIILVYPDKSIHPYPFRIVRGFEKFCEDFKLDYEILDEIYPDMELQDKDIFITIRERDLVNLVKQIRQKNLELGKDIGIISYNETPLKELLGITVITTDFKAMAESAAYMVLKNKKEQVNNVFKYIERDSL from the coding sequence ATGGCTGAAACGTTCGAAATAAATATCAATGAAAACTCCAGAGTTCCTAAATACAAACAGATTGTTGATTCTATTCTGAATGGAATCGATGGCGGGGAAATAAAGATCGGGGAAAAAATTCCTTCAATCAATGAGCTTAGTGAATCATGTTTTCTGTCGAGGGACACCGTTGAAAAAGCTTATAAAGAACTGCGCAAAAGGCAAATTATAGAGTCTGTAAAAGGAAAAGGATATTATATTTCACGCATCAATAAGAATGACATCATTAATATCTTCTTTCTGATCAACAAACCGAGTACTTACAAGATGATGATCTACAATTATTTCGTCAATGCAATCGGTACCAAAGGGAATGTTGAGATGTATATTTATCATTGTGACGAAACGCTTTTCATTAATGCTTTGAAAAAAAATCTTGGCGGATTTGATTATTATGTCATCATGCCTCACTTCCGAGATGAACAGTCGAAGCATACGAGTTCGACAAAAGAGGTTATTGAAATGATTGAAAAAATTCCAAAGAATAAATTGTTGTTGCTTGATAATACCAAGCCTAATATTTCGGGAGAATACGGTACGATTTTTCAGGATTTTGAGCATGATATCTATAATGCTTTGAAGGAAGGCTTAGAAAAAATAAAAAAATACGAGAAGATCATTTTGGTTTATCCCGATAAGTCAATTCACCCCTATCCTTTCCGCATCGTACGTGGTTTTGAGAAGTTTTGTGAAGATTTTAAACTGGATTATGAAATTTTGGATGAAATATATCCCGACATGGAACTTCAGGATAAGGATATATTCATCACCATTCGGGAGCGTGATCTGGTAAATTTGGTAAAGCAAATCAGGCAGAAAAATCTTGAACTGGGAAAAGACATCGGCATTATTTCTTATAACGAAACCCCTTTGAAAGAATTACTGGGAATTACCGTAATCACCACAGATTTTAAAGCAATGGCAGAATCTGCAGCGTACATGGTTTTAAAAAATAAGAAAGAGCAGGTGAATAATGTCTTTAAATATATTGAAAGAGATTCTCTATAG
- a CDS encoding DUF4450 domain-containing protein: protein MRRKTIFAGMILLSAFSYSFSQSKHWQNNERELHYKEDKGDFLLVNGKYRFNRALYGDNRASRVEAGDLPEFALYLPGMGGNLQFVIQKGNSIKKLINADKIETRYRPGSMLYEIKDPILGNGSLKLTVLAQSKEEGLVLKMETSTIDSNTKIYAVYGGASGKTFSRNGDIGADPESGFYLLPEYCEGNQFQINKNQFQLSYFNKKKETQTINGNFSNVSSLQLTDAKTLDNLSDFTQNKAEQSPIVYAGYSAQKNPVYIQIAKENSSSTLSDEKLADIFNKAEQSRLTLTNRIQLKTPDSDLNNFGANLAVAADGVWESPTFLHGAVAWRMRLNAWRGAYAADVLSWHDRAKEHFESYSNSQVLKPDFAPVEMDTLLHLARHAEKMGTSVFSSGYISRNPNDNSKPHHYDMNLVFFDQMFSHFNYTGDKEFLKKMWPTMVRHMNWEKRNFKRGDLYDAYAAIWASDGLQYSGGKVTHTSAYNYRANREMAKLAKIIGENPQPYQQEADSILKAMKNELWIKNKGYFSEFKDALGNQILHDKPGIWSIYHVSDAYILNEFEDYQNTQYIRNQIPHIPVKVKDEDSKNYYTLATTNWQPYTWSINNVALAENLQTALAYWQAGRNEDAYLLWKGNITESMYYGISPGNFEQLSHYDAFRGELYRDFADPIGVAARTLTEGLFGVYPNLLENKISIKPGFPKEWNFAELKVQDWEYKFNRTSKKSKFWFKSNNQKSVTLQMQIPVNHTEIKSVKVNGKKVDWKIKPNSILQPFIQFETPIGKEFNIEIAYSGQELKIEKTDFINYLSENLQLNFDSKKKILQVNDPQELIKTRNGNQFELVKEERKGTFFVQLEQNGTKWWQPVNVDIQHPLQTKWVNNKLQIQNKSSKDYNGKLTVNGLTKTFSITKNQISTIEIPTNILSKGTNNLELDYNGIKQNVEITDWGIENKSEFNTISLASKYNDRVSQIFDQKYLSPRPTVPTLQLPWQGIGNWCYPLATTQIDDSGLMTNRKNGKLEFLGIPFLIDNKDKNIVFASQWDNYPNAVEIPLNGKGKKIYFLLAGSTNPMQSQIINGKITVQYSDGSNTELELKNPTNWWPIEQDLFDDNFAFEIPDDKIPYRVKLKTGELYKGGSLSKYSEIKGVSNRAVEGGAATILDLPIDPNKELKSITVTAVSNDVVIGIMSATVLK, encoded by the coding sequence ATGCGAAGGAAAACCATTTTCGCCGGGATGATTCTTCTATCGGCATTCTCATATTCGTTTTCTCAGTCTAAACATTGGCAGAATAACGAACGTGAACTGCATTATAAAGAAGACAAAGGCGATTTTTTATTGGTCAATGGAAAATACAGATTCAACCGTGCTTTGTATGGCGATAACCGTGCTTCCCGTGTTGAAGCAGGAGATTTACCTGAATTCGCACTGTATCTTCCCGGAATGGGCGGCAACCTTCAGTTTGTCATCCAAAAAGGAAACTCTATCAAAAAACTGATTAACGCTGATAAAATTGAAACTCGTTACCGACCGGGCTCAATGTTGTATGAAATCAAAGATCCTATTCTTGGAAATGGAAGTTTAAAATTAACTGTTTTAGCACAATCAAAAGAAGAAGGTTTAGTTTTAAAAATGGAAACTTCAACTATAGATTCCAATACAAAAATCTATGCGGTTTACGGTGGCGCAAGCGGAAAAACATTCAGCAGAAATGGCGACATCGGTGCAGATCCTGAATCAGGATTTTACCTGCTTCCCGAATATTGTGAAGGCAATCAGTTTCAAATAAATAAAAACCAATTCCAGCTTTCTTATTTCAATAAAAAAAAGGAAACTCAGACTATTAACGGAAATTTTTCAAACGTTAGTTCATTACAATTAACAGATGCAAAAACGTTAGATAATCTGTCTGATTTCACACAAAATAAAGCAGAACAATCCCCTATTGTTTACGCTGGTTATTCAGCGCAAAAAAATCCGGTTTATATTCAAATAGCCAAAGAAAATTCAAGTTCTACTTTGTCTGATGAAAAGCTTGCCGATATTTTTAATAAAGCTGAACAATCACGTTTAACATTAACCAACAGAATTCAGTTAAAAACTCCGGATTCAGATTTAAATAATTTCGGAGCTAATTTAGCAGTTGCTGCAGACGGAGTTTGGGAAAGCCCGACCTTTCTTCACGGTGCCGTTGCGTGGAGAATGAGACTCAATGCTTGGCGTGGAGCTTACGCTGCTGACGTTTTGAGTTGGCACGACAGGGCGAAAGAACATTTTGAAAGCTATTCTAACTCTCAGGTTTTAAAACCAGATTTTGCGCCTGTTGAGATGGATACACTTTTACATTTAGCGAGACACGCAGAAAAGATGGGAACTTCAGTGTTTTCAAGCGGATATATTTCGAGGAATCCGAATGATAATTCAAAGCCACATCATTATGATATGAATTTGGTTTTCTTTGATCAAATGTTTTCGCATTTCAATTATACGGGAGACAAAGAATTCCTCAAGAAAATGTGGCCAACGATGGTTCGTCATATGAATTGGGAAAAAAGAAACTTCAAACGTGGCGATCTTTATGATGCGTATGCGGCGATTTGGGCAAGTGACGGATTGCAATATTCGGGTGGAAAAGTGACCCATACCTCAGCATATAATTACAGAGCCAACCGCGAAATGGCGAAACTGGCGAAAATTATTGGTGAAAATCCTCAACCTTATCAACAGGAAGCTGATTCAATTTTAAAAGCAATGAAAAACGAACTTTGGATTAAAAACAAAGGATATTTTTCTGAATTTAAAGATGCTTTAGGCAATCAAATCCTTCACGACAAGCCAGGAATATGGTCGATTTATCACGTTTCGGATGCCTATATTCTGAATGAATTTGAGGATTATCAAAACACACAATATATTAGAAATCAAATTCCTCACATTCCTGTAAAAGTAAAAGACGAAGATTCCAAAAACTATTACACATTAGCAACAACAAATTGGCAACCATACACTTGGTCTATTAACAATGTCGCTTTGGCGGAGAATTTACAAACCGCTTTGGCATATTGGCAGGCCGGAAGAAATGAGGACGCATACCTGCTTTGGAAAGGAAATATTACCGAAAGTATGTATTACGGGATAAGTCCCGGAAATTTTGAGCAATTATCACATTACGACGCATTTCGAGGTGAATTGTACCGCGATTTTGCAGACCCAATTGGCGTTGCTGCCAGAACTTTAACGGAAGGACTTTTTGGGGTTTATCCTAATTTGTTGGAGAATAAAATCAGTATCAAACCGGGATTCCCGAAAGAGTGGAATTTTGCAGAACTGAAAGTTCAGGATTGGGAATATAAATTTAATAGAACCTCGAAGAAATCAAAGTTTTGGTTTAAATCAAATAATCAAAAATCGGTTACGCTTCAAATGCAAATTCCGGTAAATCATACCGAAATAAAATCCGTAAAAGTAAATGGTAAAAAAGTAGATTGGAAAATTAAACCCAATTCCATTTTGCAGCCTTTTATTCAGTTTGAAACACCAATCGGAAAAGAATTTAATATAGAAATCGCCTATTCCGGACAGGAATTAAAAATTGAAAAGACAGATTTTATCAATTATCTTTCTGAAAATCTGCAGCTTAATTTCGATTCAAAAAAGAAAATTCTTCAAGTCAATGATCCACAGGAATTGATAAAAACCCGAAATGGTAATCAGTTTGAGTTGGTTAAAGAAGAAAGAAAAGGAACTTTTTTTGTTCAGCTTGAGCAAAACGGAACCAAATGGTGGCAACCTGTGAATGTTGATATTCAACATCCTTTGCAAACAAAATGGGTGAATAACAAACTTCAGATTCAAAATAAATCATCGAAAGATTATAATGGAAAACTGACTGTTAATGGTTTAACTAAAACATTTTCAATTACTAAAAATCAGATTTCAACCATTGAAATTCCGACAAATATTTTAAGCAAAGGAACCAATAACTTAGAATTAGATTACAATGGAATTAAGCAAAATGTTGAAATTACAGATTGGGGAATTGAAAATAAAAGTGAATTTAATACCATTTCATTAGCATCAAAATACAACGACCGAGTAAGCCAAATTTTCGATCAAAAATATCTTTCGCCAAGACCAACTGTTCCTACCTTACAACTTCCGTGGCAAGGCATCGGGAACTGGTGTTATCCTTTGGCAACTACTCAAATTGACGACAGTGGATTGATGACAAATCGTAAAAATGGAAAACTAGAATTTTTAGGAATTCCGTTTTTAATTGATAATAAAGATAAAAATATTGTTTTTGCAAGTCAGTGGGATAATTATCCGAATGCTGTTGAAATTCCATTAAATGGAAAAGGTAAAAAAATATATTTTCTTTTAGCGGGTTCTACCAATCCGATGCAGTCGCAAATAATTAATGGAAAAATTACAGTTCAATATTCTGACGGTTCAAATACAGAATTAGAGCTGAAAAATCCAACAAACTGGTGGCCGATTGAGCAGGATTTGTTTGATGATAATTTTGCATTTGAAATTCCGGATGATAAAATTCCGTACAGAGTAAAACTAAAAACCGGAGAATTGTATAAAGGAGGAAGTTTAAGTAAATATTCAGAAATTAAAGGAGTAAGCAACCGTGCTGTGGAAGGCGGAGCAGCCACTATTTTGGATTTACCGATTGACCCGAATAAAGAATTAAAATCTATAACAGTAACCGCAGTAAGCAACGATGTTGTGATTGGAATAATGAGCGCGACGGTTTTGAAATAG
- a CDS encoding glycoside hydrolase family 28 protein, with protein sequence MKKYFLFIFVFILSINASAQYKPWTSAKQPLKEIKALKKQIKKPEFRKVDYLITDFGAIGDGKTKNTEAFKKAIEKCSAEGGGRVVVPNGVFLTGAIYLESNVNLHLTDGSTILFSQDSKDYPIVFTRWEGMECMNYSSLIYAYEEENIAVTGKGTLDGNSDNDNWWFWCGATKYGYNTSRPGRQNPARAKLHEYMAERKPARERIFGDGWYLRPNFVQPYKSKNFYMADVLVKNSPMWNLNPVLCENVLIERVKVISHGPNNDGFDPEACKNVWIKDSYFDTGDDCIAIKSGRDEDGRDIGRPAENHIIENCEMKDGHGGVVIGSEIAGGARNIYAIGNVMDSKNLDRALRIKTSSSRGGTIENVFFYNTKVGAYKEAAVRFNMHYEKPGNHIPTIRNIWVENLQVEKGGKYAVLSDAYESSPVTDFTMINAKMTGVQIPYKVDFLKNVTLKNVTVNGQSLTELKP encoded by the coding sequence ATGAAAAAATACTTTTTATTCATTTTTGTATTTATCCTATCGATCAATGCATCGGCACAATACAAACCTTGGACTTCAGCAAAGCAACCTTTAAAAGAAATTAAAGCTTTAAAGAAGCAGATCAAAAAACCAGAATTCAGAAAAGTTGATTATCTGATAACTGATTTTGGAGCTATTGGTGACGGAAAAACAAAAAATACCGAAGCTTTCAAAAAAGCAATCGAAAAATGTAGTGCTGAAGGCGGCGGAAGAGTTGTCGTTCCGAACGGAGTTTTCTTGACAGGAGCAATTTATTTAGAAAGTAACGTTAACCTGCATTTGACTGACGGTTCAACGATTTTATTCAGCCAAGATAGCAAAGACTATCCTATCGTATTCACACGTTGGGAAGGTATGGAATGTATGAATTACTCATCGTTAATTTATGCTTACGAAGAAGAAAACATTGCAGTAACCGGAAAAGGAACATTAGATGGAAATTCTGATAATGATAACTGGTGGTTTTGGTGTGGCGCCACAAAATACGGATACAATACTTCTCGTCCGGGAAGACAAAATCCTGCCCGTGCAAAGCTTCACGAATATATGGCTGAAAGAAAACCAGCAAGAGAAAGAATTTTCGGGGATGGATGGTATTTAAGACCCAATTTTGTTCAGCCTTACAAGTCTAAAAACTTTTATATGGCAGATGTTCTTGTAAAAAACTCTCCAATGTGGAATTTGAATCCTGTTTTGTGTGAAAATGTTTTGATTGAAAGAGTAAAAGTAATAAGTCACGGACCAAACAATGACGGTTTCGACCCGGAAGCCTGTAAAAATGTATGGATTAAAGATTCTTATTTTGATACCGGAGACGACTGTATCGCCATTAAATCTGGAAGAGATGAGGACGGAAGAGACATCGGAAGACCTGCCGAAAATCATATTATTGAAAACTGCGAAATGAAAGACGGTCACGGTGGTGTCGTTATTGGAAGCGAAATTGCAGGTGGAGCAAGAAATATTTATGCCATCGGAAATGTAATGGACAGTAAAAATCTTGACCGAGCTCTAAGAATTAAAACCAGCTCAAGCCGTGGCGGAACTATTGAAAATGTTTTTTTCTACAATACAAAAGTTGGCGCTTACAAAGAAGCAGCAGTACGTTTCAATATGCATTATGAAAAACCCGGAAATCATATTCCGACGATTAGAAATATTTGGGTAGAAAATTTACAGGTAGAAAAAGGTGGAAAATATGCTGTTCTTTCTGATGCTTACGAATCTTCTCCGGTAACAGATTTTACAATGATTAATGCTAAAATGACAGGTGTTCAGATTCCTTACAAAGTAGATTTCCTGAAAAATGTGACCTTAAAAAATGTGACTGTTAACGGACAGTCTTTAACCGAGTTAAAACCATAA
- a CDS encoding nuclear transport factor 2 family protein, whose protein sequence is MIKKIIFTISFLLAFVVFGQKKNDKDVVADAAEKLRLAMVSGDKAMLESLILPELTYGHSGGHIDDATEFVEKLVSKKSDFVTIDITNQTVNIVGNTAIVRHHFYATTADLGKAPGDVTLDIVLVWVKTGKNWKLLARQAVKSEKKK, encoded by the coding sequence ATGATTAAGAAAATAATTTTTACCATCAGTTTTTTACTGGCGTTCGTTGTATTCGGACAGAAAAAGAACGACAAAGATGTTGTTGCTGATGCTGCCGAAAAACTTCGCTTAGCAATGGTAAGCGGTGATAAAGCAATGTTGGAATCTTTGATTTTACCTGAATTAACATATGGTCATTCGGGAGGACATATTGATGACGCTACAGAATTTGTCGAAAAATTAGTAAGTAAAAAATCAGATTTTGTAACCATTGATATTACCAACCAAACGGTAAATATTGTAGGAAATACGGCAATTGTTCGTCACCATTTCTACGCAACGACTGCTGATCTTGGAAAAGCTCCGGGTGATGTAACATTGGATATTGTATTGGTTTGGGTGAAAACCGGAAAAAATTGGAAATTACTTGCCCGACAAGCCGTAAAATCTGAAAAGAAGAAATAA
- a CDS encoding 3-oxoacyl-ACP synthase III family protein, translated as MKSKIIGVGNYIPSETITNLFFDKHVFLNEQGENLKDDNSLITSKLKKITGIEERRYASNDQVTSDLGFIAAKNAIENSKIDPETLDYIIFAHNFGDVKFGTIQSDAVPSLASRVKNLLQIKNNFCVGYDLLFGCPGWIEGVIQANAFIKSGIAKRCLVIGAETLSRVVDEHDRDSMIYADGAGAVILEANDNDDDSGIKSHVSASHTLNEKDFLNFGKSYNNDSCPDTRYIKMDGRKIYEFALINVPDAMKKCFDQSGYSIDQLDKIIIHQANEKMDEAIVNRFYQLYDTPPPAGIMPMVISKLGNSSVATIPSLLTMILNDELASHSIKENDIVLFASVGAGMNINAFVYRF; from the coding sequence ATGAAAAGTAAAATTATAGGTGTAGGGAACTACATACCATCAGAAACCATTACCAATCTGTTTTTCGATAAGCATGTTTTCCTTAATGAACAGGGAGAAAATCTAAAAGATGATAATTCGTTAATTACCAGTAAGCTAAAAAAAATTACAGGGATTGAAGAAAGAAGATATGCGAGCAATGATCAGGTAACTTCTGATTTAGGGTTTATCGCGGCAAAGAATGCAATAGAAAATTCAAAAATTGATCCTGAAACTTTAGACTATATTATTTTCGCTCACAATTTTGGCGATGTAAAATTCGGTACCATACAGTCAGACGCTGTTCCGAGTCTTGCTTCAAGAGTTAAAAATTTATTGCAGATCAAAAATAATTTCTGCGTTGGCTATGATTTGTTATTTGGATGCCCCGGCTGGATTGAAGGCGTTATTCAGGCTAATGCATTTATCAAATCTGGTATTGCAAAAAGATGTTTGGTTATCGGTGCAGAAACACTTTCAAGAGTTGTTGATGAACACGACAGAGACAGCATGATCTATGCAGACGGAGCAGGAGCAGTTATTCTGGAGGCCAATGATAATGATGACGATTCCGGTATAAAATCTCACGTATCTGCATCTCACACATTAAATGAGAAAGATTTCCTCAATTTTGGTAAGTCATATAACAATGATAGTTGCCCCGATACAAGATACATCAAGATGGATGGTAGAAAAATCTATGAATTTGCTCTCATCAATGTTCCGGATGCGATGAAAAAATGCTTTGATCAAAGTGGCTATTCAATAGATCAGCTGGATAAAATTATCATACATCAGGCAAACGAAAAGATGGATGAAGCAATTGTCAACCGATTCTACCAATTATATGATACTCCTCCGCCGGCAGGTATTATGCCGATGGTGATCAGTAAACTTGGAAACAGCAGCGTGGCAACAATCCCATCATTATTGACTATGATTTTAAATGATGAACTGGCTTCACATTCTATCAAAGAAAACGACATTGTTTTATTCGCATCAGTCGGTGCAGGAATGAATATCAATGCTTTTGTTTATAGATTTTAG